A stretch of the Haloplanus aerogenes genome encodes the following:
- a CDS encoding cbb3-type cytochrome c oxidase subunit I, with the protein MVEVSPLLTLAMGVLLIGVFLVVARLENWRTYTLTGAGYGDGTVDGTTTEKPSGLTRWLTTVDHKDIGLLYGTFAVLSFAWGGVAVLLMRLELLTPASDLLDAAFYNSLMTSHGITMLFLFGTPILAAFANYLIPLLIGADDMAFPRINAIAFWLLPPGALLIWAGFFPLGDVIPAQTAWTLYTPLSTGAGGGNQATAGVDLMLLGLHLTGVSATMGAINFVVTILTERAEEVTWANLDIFSWTVLVQSGQIIFSFPLLGSALVMLLLDRNLGTSFFAIEAGGTMLWQHLFWFFGHPEVYILVLPPMGLISLILPRFAGRRLFGFKFVVYSTLALGVLSFGVWAHHMFATGMDPRLRASFMAVSIAIAIPSAVKTFNWMTTMWNGELRLTTPMLFCIGFIANFIIGGVTGVFEAAIPVDLVLHDTYHVVAHFHYVIMGGIAFAVFAAIYYWFPLFAGRMYQRRLGKAHFWLTMVGTNLTFFPMVLLGYAGMPRRYASYAAPVGPVDVFTLLHRSATLGALILAVGQLIFLVNIVQSWLEGPKVSDGDPWNLAEQGLLTNEWAWLASRQEMAVTDGGDETEE; encoded by the coding sequence ATGGTCGAGGTATCGCCGCTACTGACGCTGGCAATGGGAGTGTTGCTGATCGGTGTCTTTCTAGTAGTGGCTCGTCTGGAGAACTGGCGTACATATACGCTCACCGGAGCGGGATACGGCGACGGGACGGTCGACGGTACGACGACCGAAAAGCCATCGGGACTGACACGCTGGCTGACGACGGTCGATCACAAGGATATCGGGCTGCTGTACGGAACCTTTGCCGTCCTCTCGTTCGCGTGGGGTGGCGTCGCGGTGTTACTTATGCGACTGGAGCTACTGACGCCGGCATCGGATCTGCTCGATGCCGCCTTCTACAACTCCCTGATGACGAGTCACGGGATCACCATGCTGTTCCTGTTTGGGACACCCATTCTCGCGGCGTTCGCGAACTATCTCATTCCGCTGTTGATCGGCGCGGACGACATGGCATTCCCCCGAATCAACGCCATCGCGTTCTGGCTGCTGCCGCCGGGTGCGCTGCTCATCTGGGCTGGCTTCTTCCCGCTCGGCGACGTGATTCCCGCCCAGACCGCCTGGACGCTCTACACGCCGCTGTCGACGGGTGCTGGCGGTGGCAACCAGGCTACCGCCGGCGTCGACCTCATGCTCCTCGGCCTCCATCTCACCGGCGTCTCGGCGACGATGGGGGCGATCAACTTCGTCGTGACCATCCTCACCGAGCGCGCCGAGGAAGTGACGTGGGCTAACCTCGACATCTTCTCGTGGACCGTCCTCGTCCAATCCGGACAGATCATCTTCTCGTTCCCTCTGCTGGGAAGTGCGCTCGTCATGCTTCTTTTGGATCGCAACCTCGGCACCAGCTTCTTCGCCATCGAAGCGGGCGGGACGATGCTCTGGCAGCACCTGTTCTGGTTCTTCGGCCACCCCGAAGTGTACATCCTCGTCCTTCCGCCGATGGGGCTAATCAGCCTGATCCTTCCACGGTTCGCGGGCCGACGACTGTTCGGGTTCAAATTCGTGGTCTACTCCACGCTGGCGCTCGGCGTGCTCTCCTTTGGCGTTTGGGCCCACCACATGTTTGCAACGGGTATGGACCCGCGCCTGCGCGCGTCGTTCATGGCCGTTTCGATCGCCATCGCCATCCCCTCCGCGGTAAAGACGTTCAACTGGATGACGACGATGTGGAACGGGGAACTCCGTCTGACGACGCCGATGCTCTTCTGTATCGGCTTCATCGCGAACTTCATCATCGGCGGCGTCACCGGCGTCTTCGAGGCGGCCATCCCCGTCGACTTGGTACTCCACGACACCTACCACGTCGTCGCGCACTTCCACTACGTGATCATGGGTGGGATCGCGTTCGCCGTCTTCGCGGCCATCTACTACTGGTTCCCTCTGTTTGCTGGTCGGATGTACCAGCGCCGCCTCGGGAAGGCCCACTTCTGGCTGACAATGGTTGGGACGAATCTCACGTTCTTCCCGATGGTGTTGCTCGGCTACGCCGGAATGCCCCGGCGATACGCGTCGTACGCGGCGCCAGTCGGACCGGTCGACGTGTTCACCCTGCTGCATCGCTCCGCGACGTTGGGAGCACTCATACTCGCCGTGGGGCAACTGATATTCCTCGTGAACATCGTCCAGTCGTGGCTGGAGGGTCCGAAAGTTAGTGATGGGGACCCCTGGAACCTCGCAGAACAGGGCCTCCTGACCAACGAGTGGGCGTGGCTCGCGTCCCGTCAAGAGATGGCAGTCACCGACGGCGGTGACGAAACAGAAGAGTAA
- a CDS encoding cyclodeaminase/cyclohydrolase family protein produces MNSNRQALDRFLSEIASESVTPAGGTATAVVGAVGASLCEMVCIHTVEADGATELVDAREALREQRGHLLDLAEADASVVDDLFGGADGQPDESGIKRSIGVPLTIAESCLTVLELAVDVTATGNRTAVADAATGVMLTHAAFRAALFTVQSNLSQSADPAFVADIERRVAELEDRADEAYDRAVRHAQRE; encoded by the coding sequence GTGAACTCCAACAGACAGGCGCTCGACCGGTTCCTCTCCGAAATCGCATCCGAGAGCGTGACACCGGCCGGCGGGACGGCCACCGCAGTCGTCGGTGCGGTCGGCGCGTCGCTGTGCGAGATGGTCTGTATTCACACCGTCGAGGCGGACGGAGCAACGGAGTTAGTCGACGCGCGCGAGGCTCTCCGAGAGCAGCGGGGTCACCTCCTCGACCTCGCCGAAGCGGACGCGAGCGTCGTCGACGACCTATTCGGCGGAGCCGACGGCCAGCCGGACGAATCGGGAATCAAGCGATCGATCGGCGTCCCGCTCACGATCGCCGAGTCGTGTCTGACCGTCCTCGAACTGGCGGTCGACGTGACGGCGACGGGGAACCGAACCGCCGTGGCCGACGCCGCCACCGGCGTCATGTTAACTCACGCGGCGTTCCGTGCCGCTCTCTTCACCGTGCAGAGCAACCTGAGTCAGAGCGCGGACCCGGCGTTCGTCGCCGATATCGAGCGGCGTGTCGCCGAACTCGAGGATCGAGCCGACGAGGCGTACGATCGGGCGGTGCGACACGCGCAAAGGGAGTGA
- a CDS encoding (Fe-S)-binding protein, giving the protein MIVQGVVTRPTFWGIGHVGEIVFYALAALSILVFAYGVYRRIDRYTTGQQDWFDRLDELPKRIVTAARVVLSNRTLFDRDTVGGLMHASIMWGFLTLLIGTTILAIDMDIYQPVTAFLGEEQSFFVGDFYLSYSLVLDAMGLLFVVGLSVALYRRYAARKWRLWGKHTGPEDDLFIWALFLLGVGGYLTEGVRILGTGFPAFETVSFVGWFVADALAAGGMSESTAEAVYPVVWWSHSLLALAFVAAVPYGKPFHMLSSYANVVTRDEKAGVRLPGIPADLDADTGAEDIEDFTWKELLDQDACTKCGRCSSVCPAESSGRPLDPRDVILDLKQYREERVAGEAESIDIVADGGTSVIAAETMESCMACMACMDACPVEIEHLSSFTRMNRQLTDQGDVRPNIQDTFDNVMRTGNTFGDAPSARGDWADDLDFEVADARETDIEYLWYVGDYPSYDERNKKVARSLARILEHADIEYGILFEDEKYDGNDIRRLGEEFLYIDLAGHHVEQFEAVDPETIICTDPHSYNTFKNEYPEVEFAEFAEDPLMEFDYDGEWNAEGEIEVLHWTQAVERMVVDGVLNLAGDELDYTVTYHDPCHLGRYNDEYEAPRDLIRATGATLSEMPRNRNDAFCCGGGGGGLWMDHDEETKPSEERMREALEDTDAGDDVEKFVVACPMCMTMYEDGRKTGGYEDDIEIVDVAELLVEAIDTDTDGTPATTE; this is encoded by the coding sequence ATGATCGTCCAGGGAGTCGTCACCAGACCCACGTTCTGGGGTATCGGACACGTCGGCGAGATCGTGTTTTACGCCCTCGCCGCTCTCTCGATTCTGGTGTTCGCGTACGGCGTCTACCGACGGATAGACCGATACACTACGGGTCAGCAGGACTGGTTCGACAGACTCGACGAACTACCGAAGCGTATCGTCACTGCGGCCCGAGTCGTCCTCTCGAACCGGACGCTCTTCGATCGGGACACGGTCGGGGGGCTCATGCACGCGTCGATCATGTGGGGATTTCTCACGCTGCTGATCGGGACGACGATTCTCGCCATCGACATGGACATCTACCAGCCCGTCACCGCCTTCCTCGGCGAGGAGCAGTCCTTCTTCGTCGGCGATTTCTACCTTTCGTACTCGCTGGTACTGGACGCGATGGGCCTGCTGTTCGTCGTCGGCCTCAGCGTCGCGCTGTACCGGCGCTACGCCGCCCGGAAGTGGCGACTCTGGGGAAAACACACCGGGCCAGAGGACGACCTCTTCATCTGGGCGCTGTTTCTGCTCGGCGTCGGCGGCTACCTGACCGAAGGGGTTCGCATCCTCGGCACCGGCTTTCCGGCGTTCGAGACGGTGAGCTTCGTCGGCTGGTTCGTCGCCGACGCGCTTGCAGCCGGAGGGATGAGTGAATCGACGGCCGAAGCCGTCTATCCCGTGGTCTGGTGGTCTCATTCCCTGCTTGCGCTCGCGTTCGTCGCTGCGGTGCCGTACGGCAAGCCATTCCACATGCTCTCGTCGTACGCGAACGTCGTGACTCGCGACGAGAAAGCCGGCGTGCGCCTCCCCGGGATTCCAGCCGACCTCGACGCCGACACGGGCGCCGAGGACATCGAGGACTTCACGTGGAAGGAACTGCTCGATCAGGACGCGTGTACGAAGTGTGGCCGGTGTTCGTCGGTCTGCCCGGCGGAATCGTCTGGCCGCCCACTCGATCCCCGGGACGTGATACTCGACCTGAAACAGTACCGAGAGGAACGTGTCGCGGGCGAAGCCGAATCGATCGACATCGTCGCCGATGGCGGGACGAGCGTCATCGCCGCCGAGACGATGGAGTCCTGCATGGCCTGTATGGCCTGTATGGACGCCTGTCCAGTCGAAATCGAGCATCTCAGCTCCTTCACGCGTATGAACCGCCAACTCACGGATCAGGGTGACGTTCGACCGAATATCCAAGATACGTTCGACAACGTCATGCGGACGGGCAACACCTTTGGCGACGCCCCGAGTGCGCGCGGCGACTGGGCCGACGACCTCGACTTCGAGGTCGCGGACGCCCGCGAGACCGACATCGAGTACCTCTGGTACGTCGGCGACTACCCGAGCTACGACGAGCGAAACAAGAAGGTGGCCCGCTCGCTCGCGAGGATCCTCGAACACGCCGACATCGAGTACGGCATCCTCTTCGAGGACGAGAAGTACGACGGCAACGATATCCGCCGGCTCGGCGAGGAGTTTCTCTATATCGACCTCGCGGGCCATCACGTCGAGCAGTTCGAGGCAGTCGATCCGGAGACGATCATCTGTACCGACCCGCACTCGTACAACACGTTCAAGAACGAGTATCCGGAGGTGGAGTTCGCGGAGTTCGCCGAGGATCCGCTGATGGAGTTCGACTACGATGGCGAGTGGAATGCGGAGGGCGAGATCGAGGTCCTACACTGGACCCAAGCCGTCGAACGAATGGTCGTGGACGGGGTACTCAACCTCGCCGGCGACGAACTCGACTACACGGTTACCTACCACGACCCCTGTCACCTCGGCCGCTACAACGACGAGTACGAGGCCCCGCGGGATCTCATCCGTGCGACGGGGGCGACCCTCTCGGAGATGCCCCGCAACCGTAACGACGCCTTCTGCTGTGGGGGCGGCGGTGGCGGCCTCTGGATGGATCACGACGAGGAGACCAAGCCAAGCGAGGAGCGGATGCGCGAGGCACTCGAAGATACGGACGCCGGCGACGATGTCGAGAAGTTCGTCGTCGCCTGCCCGATGTGCATGACGATGTACGAGGATGGACGCAAGACCGGCGGCTACGAGGACGACATCGAAATCGTCGACGTCGCAGAACTGCTCGTCGAAGCCATCGACACCGACACCGATGGAACCCCGGCTACGACCGAGTAG
- a CDS encoding GcvT family protein has product MTANDFPSNAGTVIVGAGIVGSSLVGELAERGRDDILLIDKGPLSDPGGSTGHASNFIFPVEHSKDMTRLTADSRDIYREFGVFTNSGGIEVARTEERMEELKRRVVSAKAFGEEAELLTPAEVEELVPYVNTEIIKGGFYSKGAGTCDPLRAADLYRQNAEEKGALRTAPNTEVLDLHVEDGTIQAVETDRGTVEADEVVVAAGLWSPKIADMAGVDIPLTPAVHQMVSVGPIERFEEGEGEINYPVVRDMDTQMYERQHGNDLEVGSYEHRPILWDVDDVPSIEESPLSPTQPPLTEDAFEDSMAHALEIVPDILDDPDAGIRHSIDGLLSVTPDGHPLLGPIPEVDGLWSCAAIWIKEAPAIAREVSKWMTKGHPDIDIVAHDHVARFDEYGETREFVKSRAHEGFQKIYGIVHPREQWESIRPLRTSAFYHHQRDLDAEFFEAGGWERPRWYESNADLVEQYADEIDDLRRPNEWDNRWWSEIILAEHLHLRDNVGMIGDTGFGIFDIVGSDAMENMQRLCVAEMDVDIGESAYTPVLAPNAGFVSDLTVARLGRNHYRVITGGAHAGQDKTWFTKHLEGDAELIGRSSELCTLGVWGPNAQELMDDVAEEEMSTDTFDFADMKEITVGPVTAKAFRISYVGEYGWELYAPMDRGQKLWETIYEAGREYDIRPIGTGVYGETGRMEKGYRLMGAELDIEYDPAEAGLDFHGVKDADFIGKDAYAEALDEENTATLCTLSVADHAPDGGQPRFMTGGEPILDDEGNVLVDADGRRSYVTSAGTGPSVGKHLLLAYLPPEHATEGERLWAEYFGQQYPVDVEVVGHGGVFDPDGDRLFRNQY; this is encoded by the coding sequence ATGACCGCGAACGACTTCCCTTCGAACGCGGGCACGGTGATCGTCGGAGCGGGTATCGTCGGTAGCTCTCTGGTCGGTGAACTGGCCGAACGCGGACGCGACGACATCCTCCTGATCGACAAGGGGCCGCTCTCGGACCCCGGCGGCTCCACCGGCCACGCGTCGAATTTCATTTTCCCGGTCGAACACAGCAAGGACATGACGCGGCTGACCGCCGACAGCCGCGACATCTACCGGGAGTTCGGGGTGTTCACCAACTCCGGCGGTATCGAGGTTGCCAGAACCGAAGAGCGGATGGAAGAACTCAAGCGCCGTGTCGTCTCGGCGAAAGCGTTCGGCGAAGAGGCAGAACTCCTCACGCCGGCGGAGGTTGAGGAACTCGTCCCGTACGTCAACACCGAGATCATCAAGGGTGGCTTCTACAGCAAGGGCGCTGGCACGTGTGACCCGCTCCGCGCCGCCGACCTCTACCGCCAGAACGCCGAGGAGAAGGGAGCCCTCCGGACCGCGCCGAATACGGAGGTGCTCGATCTCCACGTCGAGGACGGTACGATACAGGCCGTCGAGACCGACCGCGGCACCGTCGAGGCCGACGAAGTCGTCGTCGCGGCGGGGCTCTGGAGCCCGAAGATCGCTGATATGGCCGGCGTCGACATCCCGCTGACACCAGCCGTCCATCAGATGGTTTCGGTCGGGCCGATCGAGCGCTTCGAGGAGGGTGAGGGCGAGATCAACTACCCCGTCGTCCGCGACATGGACACACAGATGTACGAACGACAGCACGGAAACGACCTCGAGGTCGGCTCCTACGAGCATCGACCGATCCTGTGGGACGTCGACGACGTGCCGTCCATCGAGGAGTCGCCGCTGTCTCCGACTCAGCCACCGCTCACCGAGGACGCCTTCGAGGACTCGATGGCGCACGCCCTCGAGATCGTCCCGGACATCCTCGACGATCCGGACGCGGGGATCCGCCACTCGATCGACGGCCTCCTATCCGTCACACCCGACGGTCATCCGCTCCTCGGACCCATCCCCGAGGTGGACGGTCTCTGGTCCTGTGCCGCGATCTGGATCAAGGAGGCACCCGCCATCGCCCGCGAGGTCTCGAAGTGGATGACGAAGGGCCACCCCGACATCGACATCGTCGCCCACGATCACGTCGCCCGCTTCGACGAGTACGGCGAGACCCGGGAGTTCGTCAAGTCGCGCGCCCACGAAGGGTTCCAGAAGATCTACGGCATCGTCCATCCGCGCGAGCAGTGGGAGTCGATTCGACCGCTCCGGACGAGCGCGTTCTACCACCACCAGCGAGACCTCGATGCCGAATTCTTCGAGGCCGGCGGCTGGGAGCGGCCGCGCTGGTACGAGTCCAACGCGGACCTCGTCGAGCAGTACGCGGACGAGATCGATGACCTCCGACGACCGAACGAGTGGGACAACCGCTGGTGGTCCGAGATCATCCTCGCCGAGCACCTCCACCTGCGTGACAACGTGGGGATGATCGGTGACACCGGGTTCGGCATCTTCGACATCGTCGGCAGCGACGCGATGGAGAACATGCAGCGACTCTGTGTCGCCGAGATGGACGTCGACATCGGTGAATCCGCCTATACGCCGGTACTCGCGCCGAACGCCGGGTTCGTCTCGGACCTCACGGTTGCCCGTCTCGGCCGGAACCACTACCGCGTCATCACCGGCGGCGCCCACGCCGGGCAGGACAAGACGTGGTTCACCAAACACCTCGAAGGCGACGCCGAACTCATCGGTCGCTCTTCGGAACTGTGCACGCTTGGCGTCTGGGGTCCAAACGCTCAGGAACTGATGGACGACGTCGCCGAAGAGGAGATGTCCACCGACACCTTCGATTTCGCGGACATGAAGGAGATCACCGTCGGTCCAGTGACGGCCAAAGCGTTCCGCATCTCGTACGTCGGCGAGTACGGCTGGGAGCTGTACGCGCCGATGGACCGGGGCCAGAAGCTCTGGGAGACCATCTACGAAGCCGGTCGGGAGTACGACATTCGTCCGATCGGCACCGGCGTCTACGGCGAAACCGGTCGGATGGAGAAGGGGTACCGCCTGATGGGTGCCGAACTCGATATCGAGTACGATCCCGCCGAGGCGGGGTTGGACTTCCACGGCGTGAAGGATGCCGACTTCATCGGCAAGGACGCCTACGCCGAAGCCCTCGACGAGGAGAACACCGCGACACTGTGTACCCTGTCGGTCGCGGATCACGCACCCGACGGCGGCCAACCCCGGTTCATGACCGGCGGCGAGCCGATCCTCGACGACGAGGGGAACGTCCTCGTCGACGCCGACGGTCGACGCTCGTACGTCACGTCCGCCGGCACCGGCCCCTCGGTCGGCAAGCATCTCCTGTTGGCGTACCTGCCACCGGAACACGCCACCGAGGGCGAACGCCTCTGGGCCGAGTACTTCGGCCAGCAGTACCCCGTCGATGTCGAGGTCGTCGGTCACGGCGGCGTCTTCGATCCCGACGGCGACCGACTGTTCCGCAACCAGTACTGA
- a CDS encoding SDR family NAD(P)-dependent oxidoreductase: protein MNILLTGAASGIGKVAAEQLYANGHTIIALDIDEKGLMELPSDIEIFAADVSHEERVQDIIADIELDVVVNCAGYYELGAIEDMDAHTVEQHFQTNVFGMLHVIRHALPTLRHNNGRIVNVSSLLGRVSLPFFGVYSATKHSVVAITEAVRHEVDPNGVDVILVEPGPVNTGFNERAKQYLHQYVPNSPYTARYERLLESDGMNGVEPERVAKPIVTAVEAENPRRRYPVTLQARLAPVLKTLIPRSLWNRVVKILVDSNIPIGMK from the coding sequence ATGAATATACTACTCACAGGTGCTGCGTCCGGAATTGGAAAGGTTGCTGCTGAGCAGCTCTATGCGAACGGCCACACAATCATCGCGCTTGACATTGACGAGAAAGGACTCATGGAGCTGCCATCTGACATTGAGATATTTGCGGCTGATGTTTCTCATGAGGAGCGAGTCCAAGATATTATTGCAGATATTGAACTCGACGTAGTAGTCAATTGCGCGGGGTATTACGAACTGGGGGCGATCGAAGATATGGATGCACACACGGTTGAGCAGCATTTCCAGACGAACGTTTTTGGGATGCTACATGTGATACGTCACGCCCTCCCCACACTCCGTCACAATAATGGGAGAATTGTTAACGTATCTTCCCTATTAGGGCGAGTATCTCTACCCTTTTTTGGTGTGTATTCAGCAACTAAACACTCTGTCGTAGCAATAACCGAGGCTGTACGCCACGAAGTTGATCCAAACGGGGTGGACGTTATCCTCGTAGAGCCAGGGCCAGTAAACACGGGATTCAACGAGCGAGCAAAACAGTATCTCCACCAGTACGTTCCTAACTCCCCCTACACTGCCAGGTACGAGAGATTACTCGAGAGCGACGGAATGAATGGAGTTGAACCTGAGAGGGTAGCAAAACCAATAGTAACAGCGGTCGAAGCCGAGAACCCACGACGGAGATATCCGGTCACCTTGCAGGCACGGCTTGCGCCAGTCTTGAAGACACTCATACCCCGATCATTGTGGAACCGAGTCGTGAAAATATTGGTTGATTCAAACATTCCCATCGGAATGAAATGA
- a CDS encoding dual specificity protein phosphatase family protein: protein MINSFKRSVLAPVADDLYLGNQLAAESRYHDRRFDHVLTVSHAKAPLTTVHRPLQDNERVDQGAFTEAVKTARTLFRPSGSVLIHCAAGISRSPTVVATALTAERHVRSFELAIEMVRDSRPHVSPHPALLQCAEQYLNESIDRNAVQGTSLRVRAIRTVREINRWRSTPQKS, encoded by the coding sequence ATGATCAACTCTTTTAAAAGATCTGTTTTGGCGCCTGTAGCGGACGACCTCTACCTCGGCAATCAGTTAGCTGCCGAATCTCGATATCACGATAGGAGATTCGATCACGTACTCACCGTCTCTCACGCCAAAGCACCTCTAACAACGGTGCATCGCCCCCTTCAGGATAACGAACGAGTTGATCAGGGTGCATTTACCGAGGCAGTCAAGACTGCCCGAACACTCTTTCGGCCAAGCGGGTCAGTGTTAATCCACTGCGCAGCAGGAATCTCTCGAAGCCCGACGGTCGTGGCGACGGCCCTCACCGCTGAACGGCACGTCCGCTCATTCGAATTGGCTATTGAAATGGTCCGTGATAGTCGGCCACATGTCTCCCCACATCCGGCACTCCTCCAATGTGCCGAGCAGTATCTCAACGAGTCGATTGATCGTAATGCAGTCCAGGGTACTTCCCTTCGAGTTCGCGCGATCCGAACAGTACGCGAAATAAACCGCTGGCGTTCGACTCCTCAAAAATCATGA
- a CDS encoding electron transfer flavoprotein subunit alpha/FixB family protein, translating into MVLAFVEHDGGELDDASAQTLTLARDLATGVDEPLEAIAFGPEATAVAHDAGVYGATVVNAVEHDDLDNYAPEAYARTVVQCAEGTGTDAVVAPGTDRGSEVLAHAAAKLDETMAAEVVEVDPDGDAYQLTRQRWGGTLLEHARLDADTKVLTVAPNEVSASPTDDDPADVNPFTPDLEAGDLRVQCLRTEASDTEGVPLGEARIVVSGGRGTDGDFEALEELAERLPDAAVGASRAAVNEGWRPHDDQIGQTGTKIAPEIYIPCGISGAVQHMVGCKGAENILAVNTDPDAAIVGKADWVVVANLHEVVPAVVEELDRRTE; encoded by the coding sequence ATGGTCCTCGCGTTCGTCGAACACGACGGCGGCGAACTCGACGACGCCTCCGCCCAGACGCTCACGCTCGCACGCGACCTCGCGACGGGGGTCGACGAACCCCTCGAAGCGATTGCCTTCGGCCCGGAGGCAACGGCCGTCGCCCACGACGCCGGAGTCTACGGGGCCACGGTCGTCAACGCCGTCGAGCACGACGACCTCGACAACTATGCGCCCGAAGCGTACGCCCGAACGGTCGTCCAGTGTGCCGAGGGGACCGGGACCGACGCAGTCGTCGCCCCCGGAACCGATCGGGGATCGGAGGTCCTCGCGCACGCGGCCGCGAAACTCGACGAGACGATGGCCGCGGAGGTCGTCGAGGTCGACCCCGATGGCGACGCCTACCAACTCACCCGCCAGCGCTGGGGCGGGACGCTCCTCGAACACGCGCGACTCGACGCCGACACGAAAGTACTGACCGTCGCGCCGAACGAGGTGTCGGCGTCTCCGACGGACGACGACCCGGCCGATGTGAACCCGTTCACACCGGACCTCGAGGCAGGTGATCTTCGAGTTCAATGCCTGCGCACCGAGGCGTCGGACACCGAGGGTGTCCCACTGGGCGAGGCCCGCATCGTCGTTTCCGGTGGTCGCGGGACAGACGGCGATTTCGAGGCACTCGAAGAACTCGCAGAGCGACTCCCCGACGCCGCGGTCGGTGCCTCCCGAGCCGCAGTCAACGAAGGGTGGCGACCGCACGACGATCAGATCGGCCAGACCGGAACCAAGATCGCCCCCGAGATCTACATCCCCTGCGGTATCAGCGGTGCCGTCCAGCATATGGTCGGCTGTAAGGGCGCCGAAAACATTCTCGCAGTCAACACCGATCCGGACGCGGCCATCGTCGGGAAGGCCGACTGGGTAGTCGTCGCCAACCTCCACGAGGTCGTTCCGGCAGTCGTCGAGGAATTGGACCGGCGTACCGAGTGA
- a CDS encoding electron transfer flavoprotein subunit beta/FixA family protein, with translation MEILTAIKRVPETGSKIVLTEDRTAIDTSSLGFTVSPHEECAIEESVQLVEEHGGSATVLTLGSGDATEQLRSAIAMGADHGVLLETEERWGPAATARAIASAVEADDTDFDLLLFGNESADAANHQVGVRVAEALDLPCVTGVKGLDITDGTATAERDIPGGTEVYEVDLPAVVTVKEGLNEPRYPSMRAKMQARKADIDRRDPERYRDGLELIELEVPETDDSPAEILGESPDAAAEVVDVLEDQEVI, from the coding sequence ATGGAGATACTCACCGCAATCAAGCGCGTCCCGGAAACGGGATCGAAAATCGTGTTGACGGAGGATCGGACAGCAATCGACACCAGTTCGCTCGGATTTACGGTCAGCCCACACGAGGAGTGTGCCATCGAGGAGAGCGTCCAACTGGTCGAGGAACACGGTGGGAGTGCTACCGTTCTCACGCTCGGGAGCGGGGACGCGACCGAACAGCTCCGGTCGGCCATCGCGATGGGCGCCGATCACGGCGTCCTGCTCGAAACCGAGGAGCGATGGGGTCCGGCCGCGACGGCACGGGCCATCGCATCCGCAGTCGAGGCCGACGACACCGACTTCGATCTCCTCCTGTTCGGAAACGAGTCCGCCGACGCGGCGAACCATCAGGTCGGTGTCCGCGTCGCCGAAGCACTGGATCTACCCTGTGTCACGGGCGTCAAGGGACTCGATATCACGGACGGCACGGCGACCGCCGAGCGCGACATTCCCGGTGGCACCGAAGTCTACGAGGTGGATCTCCCGGCTGTCGTGACGGTCAAGGAGGGACTGAACGAGCCACGGTACCCCTCGATGCGTGCGAAGATGCAGGCCCGGAAGGCCGATATCGACCGTCGCGATCCCGAACGGTATCGGGACGGACTCGAACTGATAGAACTGGAGGTTCCGGAAACCGACGACAGCCCGGCCGAGATACTCGGCGAGAGCCCCGACGCGGCGGCGGAGGTCGTCGACGTTCTCGAAGACCAGGAGGTGATCTGA